The following coding sequences lie in one Rutidosis leptorrhynchoides isolate AG116_Rl617_1_P2 chromosome 4, CSIRO_AGI_Rlap_v1, whole genome shotgun sequence genomic window:
- the LOC139841431 gene encoding uncharacterized mitochondrial protein AtMg00810-like: MQITKSNLRFKAISRAWFGKFNAVVRNFGLRRSAYDHSVFFASSNFGCILLVVYVDDIVITGSDKEGIHGLKTFLSTQFQKKDLGPLKYFLGIEVSRNKRGIFLSQRKYCLDVLSDSGMINAKTCETPMIPSIKLKTDEGELLMNLEKYRRIVGKLSYLTLTRPDIAFPVSVVSQFLSSPRTSHWDAVTHILKYLKCTPGRGLLYQNHGHHTIEGFSDADYNGDPATKRSTTGYCVFVGGNLVSWKSKK, encoded by the coding sequence ATGCAAATTACGAAAAGTAATTTACGGTTTAAAGCAATCTCTCGTGCCTGGTTCGGAAAATTCAATGCGGTAGTTAGAAACTTTGGCCTAAGAAGAAGTGCATATGATCACTCTGTATTCTTCGCTTCATCAAACTTTGGGTGCATCTTGCTTGttgtttatgtggatgatattgtAATTACTGGGAGTGATAAAGAAGGAATTCACGGGTTAAAAACATTCTTAAGTACTCAATTTCAAAAGAAGGACCTTGGTCCTTTGAAATATTTTCTCGGTATTGAAGTCTCTCGAAATAAAAGAGGTATTTTCTTATCTCAGAGAAAGTATTGTCTTGATGTGCTCAGTGATTCTGGGATGATTAACGCAAAAACTTGTGAAACACCAATGATACCTAGTATAAAGTTAAAAACTGACGAAGGAGAACTTCTTATGAACCTAGAAAAATATAGAAGGATTGTCGGCAAGCTAAGTTATCTTACACTCACCCGTCCTGATATTGCTTTCCCGGTGAGTGTTGTTAGTCAGTTCTTGTCATCTCCGAGAACCTCACATTGGGATGCTGTCACTCACATCTTAAAGTACTTAAAATGTACACCTGGTCGTGGTCTTTTATACCAGAATCATGGTCATCACACTATCGAGGGATTTTCTGATGCTGATTATAATGGTGATCCTGCAACTAAACGGTCTACAACTGGTTATTGTGTCTTCGTTGGAGGAAATCTTGTATCTTGGAAAAGTAAGAAATAA